The DNA region CTTACATGGTACACGGACCGTATAGTCTGTTCATTGTATGGAGGCCTCTCATAGTGTCCTGCATAGATAGAGGAATGAGTGAGAACTCAATGCATAACAAAATTTACAGTTGGGTCATTTTTCATCAGGCTTCCCTCCTTTGCTATCTTCTAGATGCAAAGGCTAAAGAATAACAAATCCAAAGCGTCCCATGTAAAATCAAATAGACTTGCCTGAGTGATAATTGTGTTGCTTATGTATTCCTGATAGTCCACCAATTCGGATGTTTCCAAACTTAACAACACCAGAAAACCCCAAAAAGTATATGTTAGGTGCTGCCCATCCTCCATAGTACCTGTGACAGTAATAAGAGCACAGCACAAAATAGCAGGCATTACACCATGAGCAAAGAAACACATCAAACTTAGGTGCAGTATGGAACAGTTGTACTTTTAATCTCCTTGTAATTAATTTCTACATAAATTGTCAGTTAGAAGCAAAAGAAAGCCTATTCTAATAACAACCAAGAGTGGGTTCAATTCCAGTACATGCCAGTGTTTTAATGTGGTCCATACACTGACTACAAGCACCCTGGAGACCTGAACTAATGGACAATAGCGGTGGCTACTGAATACCATAGTTCCACAATAGTCACCCAATACTTGAGTTACGCTAAAACATGTTCATAATACTAAATTCAGTTTGCCCAATTCTGTGAGAGGCAATTCTAGTTATTTGCAAATGAACATGAAGATATGTTAACAAAAAACTACAGGAAAACGTAAACCACAAATTATAGAAATGGAAAAGACTCACAATTCCCACAGATAATTGGATGCTTCATGATTTCCACCGATAAAGATGGTTGGGTATGGGGCAACTGCTTGTCCTGAGTAGTACTTCCAAAATGAGTTCATGGCACGATACTTTAGTGGGACATTAACACATCGTAAATCATCTTTATTCCTAACAGCCTGGAAAAAAAATACAATGCCATGATGTGAGTACTACTATCAAACATTACTGAATATCAGACATTTCCCCCAAGTTCCAAACAGATGGAGGAATGTTTATTCAAACGGAAAAAAAAACAAGCACGCGATATTTGGTCAAACGCATCCAATATTTCATGTCATGTCATGTCATGCAAACGTCGAATAATCGAATTACTCCGCAGAACCGCAACACAAGAGAGGACGGGGAGCAGGCACCTGGAAGTCGCCGCAGCAGAGGAGGAGGTCAATCTTGATCCCCTCGGCCTCCTCGAGCCTGCGAAGCGTGTCGTAGACGATGTCCAGCTCCCCGTGCATGCAGCCCTCCACCGCGATCTGCACGGGAGCGCCCGGTGAGGCATTACGTCGAACACCTAGCGCCCGCACGCTGAGAAGAACCACCTCCGAGCCCCCAACCCGGAGCGGACGTGCAGCGAGAGTATTCCAGCGGGGGTTCAAACGGATGGAGAAATCCAGCGGTCCTTACCTTCATGGCGAGCGGACTGGAGCTGGCGGAAGGAAGCCGGCGAGCAGCGGGGGAGCGCCGTGGGGGGAGAGTATAGCCGGGGCAGGAGCCGGCGGGAGCCGTGTGAGGACAAGTCGCGGGTCCGCGTGACGGTGGGGCTTTTGTGATGGCTTTATGGTCCCCGCGGCCCACTTGAAGTTCGGACTCGGATTGTTATGGGCCTCAACTCAATCCAGTAGTTGGATGCAGAACCGGGGTCGGTCTTTGGATGAGATTAGGCCCATAACTGTAAAGAGGATCCGTTGACAAGTCAACGACGGTATTCTGCTCTGACACTGGCGTGACGACCAATCACGGAAGGGGATTGTCGTCGCAGTTGCTCTCGAGTCTCGACGTGATGTGCATGTGCTGGTGTTGGTTTGCGGTCGTCAGGGGGCTGGCTGATGAGGTACtgagcattttttttctttttaaaaaaGAGATCAGCGTAACTCATTCCAAATTTCCAATGCTAAACTACAATCGACTTCATAGACAAACTCGGCGCTGCAACTTGAGATACGAGTCCAACCAGCGTTAACTGGTATTAAAAAAAGCATTAACTGGCTAACAAGCAGCAGAAACTGATCGAGAAGGCTACTACGAGCGCACGTAAATCTCAAGAATAATAACACGTGTTTATTCCGAGATTACTACGAGAACGACAACGGCAGAAGTCTACTTACAAAGATTTTTCCGGAAGGATGTGCACAGATCAAAAGAGAGCAAGAGCGGGTAGTTAGCTACGACCTTATGTCATGTACATACTACTAGCAGTGTTCGAGAACACGAGGAGAAAGAAGCAAATCCTTCGCTTTGATCGGGGAACGGCACGAGGGCGTCTCTGCTTCGATCGCTCAGCAAGACCAGCAGCTGAGGCGCAGCGCCTCCTCGAACTTTTCTTCCAGCTCCTTGTTAGCCGACTTGAAGCCCTCGCCGGCGTCGCGCTCGCGCACCGTCTtcccctcctcccgcaccgcggccgccgcctcccgccgccgctcgaaCATAGGGAGCGACAGCGCGCTGCTCAAGCTGAGCCGGCGGAAGACGCCGGCCGCAGCGGCCTCCTCCTTGCgcggcgccgcctccgccggctGGTGGAGCTGGTGGTAGCTCAGGAACAGCATCGACGCGCTCGGGGCCatcgcctgcctgcctgcctgcctgatTAATCGAGAAGAAGACGCCTGCGAAACGAACACGGATCGATTTGTACTCGGGCTGGTGGTCGCGGTAACGAGTTGCCGGTCCCGAGCGGGTGGGCGCCGGGCGATTTTTATAGACGCCAGGATCGATGGCGATCCGCTCGACGGTCGGATACGGTGGGTGGGCCAGCGGGTGGTGTGCCGGGGTTTTGGGGGAACCAGTGGGCTATCTGGTTCTCTGGGACGCTTTCGGAAACGGAACGGGAGCCGGCGGCTCGTGTGGGGTACGTGCCAACCCGTGGGAGGAGACCGGGTGCGCAGGCGCCAGTTTTGCTGCGGTCACGAAGGGAAGGACATGGCCGACGGAATCATCTTGGAGTTGGACCATGTGATGGGGGGGATCTAACCTACTTTTTTTTTTCGAAACAGGAATCTAACCTACTTAGTAGTAAAATACCTACTAGTATAAAACCGAGTGAGCGAGCAACAGTGCAAAAAATATTGCTAGTCATCACTACTCTTGTTTTCAACAAAAGTCATCACTACTCTGAATGAAAATGTTATCCACTGCGTAGCCCTGAACGGGGCTGCTGCCGGCGTCGGGAACCCTGCTGTGTGCCAGCGCGTGCCGGCACATGCCGCCGTGGTGCTGGGCGCACAGCGCTGGCAACTATTTCTGGGTGATCCACGCGGAGACGCAGTCAGGGGTGGAGCACGCGCCCGGGCGTGGGTCGGCTTCctcaagttatatttatttttttattagaTCGATCTAAaaatttaataaaataaattagaatgATATTGTACATTTAAAAGAAGAAATAAACTAGAATAGCATACTATTATAATTATTTAGTTAATCCATAAAATACCAACTACTTGCTTGCACGCTAGCTTCGGGCATGCAATGACACCAGGCATGCACGTTGCCCACAAGCCCCACTGGAATACACGATGATTGGGCAGGGGCCCGCGGCGCGCGGGCACGAGCAGGGGCGCGCCGCCCCGTGGGATGTCAGCGCCGGCGCGTGCCGAGCCCACGCCAGACGGCGATACAGCTGAACCGAACCGAACCTAAAAACCTCACCTCCAACTGAAGTACCACGGTCAGAGATGGAGTAAGGTCTGTGAGCTGCGTGTATACGAGGACGATGATTTTGTCCTTGAGGTGACCAGAGAATGCCTCCATTGTGGGCACCTCAGACTGAACTAGGTAGACCTGGCGAATTTCTT from Panicum hallii strain FIL2 chromosome 9, PHallii_v3.1, whole genome shotgun sequence includes:
- the LOC112878067 gene encoding uncharacterized protein LOC112878067, giving the protein MAPSASMLFLSYHQLHQPAEAAPRKEEAAAAGVFRRLSLSSALSLPMFERRREAAAAVREEGKTVRERDAGEGFKSANKELEEKFEEALRLSCWSC